One Carassius gibelio isolate Cgi1373 ecotype wild population from Czech Republic chromosome B18, carGib1.2-hapl.c, whole genome shotgun sequence DNA segment encodes these proteins:
- the LOC127977015 gene encoding frizzled-9-like, which translates to MGGSPLKIVLSLWCQLVIAAYSLEIGSYDLERGRPAKCEPIVIPMCQGIGYNLTRMPNFMDHDNQREAGIKLNEFAPLVEYGCDVHLRFFLCSLYAPMCTDQVSTSIPACRPMCEQARQKCSPIMEKFNYAWPDSLDCSKLPTRNDPNALCMEAPENDTKTETKKGEGMLPVPPRPNQPGAANGRSGGSMGVCANPEKFQYVEKSETCAPRCSSAVDVFWSRQDKDFAFIWMAVWSTLCFISTAFTVLTFLLDPHRFQYPERPIIFLSMCYNVYSVAFIIRTVAGAENIACDRENGELYIIQEGLESTGCTIVFLILYYFGMASSIWWVILTLTWFLAAGKKWGHEAIESHSSYFHMAAWGIPALKTIVILTMRKVAGDELTGLCYVGSMDVGALTGFVLVPLSCYLVIGTSFILTGFVALFHIRKVMKTEGTNTEKLEKLMVKIGIYSILYTVPATCVIICYFYERLNMDYWKFRGLQSKCTTFPGRRNEDCALESSVPNVAVFMLKIFMSLVVGITSGVWVWSSKTLQTWQGLCSRKLTDRTCRKHCSGSCSTSHCHYKAPAVILHMSKTDPYLDCPTHV; encoded by the coding sequence ATGGGAGGCTCACCTCTGAAAATTGTGCTTTCTCTGTGGTGTCAGCTGGTTATTGCTGCCTACAGTTTAGAGATTGGCTCCTATGACCTGGAGAGAGGGAGACCGGCTAAATGTGAGCCTATCGTCATCCCTATGTGCCAGGGCATCGGGTACAACCTCACCCGGATGCCCAACTTTATGGACCATGACAATCAGAGGGAAGCTGGGATTAAGCTGAATGAATTCGCCCCTCTGGTGGAATATGGTTGTGATGTGCACTTGAGATTTTTCCTCTGCTCTCTTTATGCCCCTATGTGTACAGACCAAGTGTCCACATCCATCCCTGCCTGCCGTCCCATGTGCGAACAGGCACGTCAGAAGTGCTCGCCCATCATGGAGAAGTTTAATTACGCCTGGCCTGATTCTTTGGACTGCTCTAAACTGCCCACCAGAAATGACCCCAACGCGCTGTGCATGGAAGCCCCGGAAAATGATACCAAAACCGAAACTAAGAAAGGAGAGGGAATGCTGCCTGTGCCGCCCAGACCAAACCAGCCCGGCGCTGCGAACGGACGCTCGGGGGGGAGCATGGGAGTTTGTGCGAACCCGGAAAAGTTCCAGTATGTAGAAAAGAGCGAGACGTGCGCTCCACGCTGCTCATCAGCCGTGGATGTGTTCTGGTCCAGACAGGACAAGGACTTTGCTTTCATTTGGATGGCGGTTTGGTCCACTCTGTGCTTCATATCCACGGCTTTCACAGTCCTAACTTTCCTGCTTGACCCACATCGCTTTCAGTACCCAGAGCGGCccatcatcttcctctccatGTGCTACAACGTTTACTCAGTCGCCTTCATCATCCGAACCGTCGCCGGGGCGGAGAACATTGCGTGCGACCGTGAGAACGGCGAGTTGTATATTATCCAGGAGGGCTTGGAAAGTACGGGTTGCACCATAGTCTTCCTCATCCTCTACTACTTTGGCATGGCAAGCTCCATCTGGTGGGTCATCCTCACCCTCACTTGGTTCCTGGCAGCAGGTAAGAAATGGGGTCACGAGGCTATTGAGTCACACAGCAGTTACTTCCACATGGCTGCGTGGGGCATACCGGCGCTGAAGACCATAGTCATCCTCACCATGCGGAAAGTGGCAGGCGACGAGCTCACCGGACTGTGTTATGTGGGCAGTATGGATGTGGGGGCGCTAACAGGCTTCGTCCTCGTGCCTCTGTCCTGCTACCTCGTCATCGGGACGTCTTTCATCCTGACCGGCTTTGTGGCGCTTTTCCACATCCGAAAGGTTATGAAGACCGAAGGCACAAACACAGAAAAGCTAGAAAAGCTGATGGTGAAAATCGGCATCTATTCCATCCTGTACACAGTTCCCGCCACCTGCGTCATCATTTGCTACTTCTACGAACGCCTCAACATGGACTACTGGAAATTTCGAGGGCTGCAAAGCAAGTGCACCACATTCCCGGGTCGGAGGAACGAGGACTGCGCCCTGGAGTCTTCGGTGCCCAACGTGGCCGTGTTCATGCTGAAGATCTTCATGTCGCTGGTGGTGGGCATCACCAGTGGCGTGTGGGTCTGGAGCTCCAAGACGCTGCAGACTTGGCAGGGGCTGTGTAGCAGGAAGTTGACAGACAGGACTTGCAGGAAGCATTGCAGCGGGAGCTGCAGCACCAGTCACTGCCACTACAAAGCACCTGCCGTTATACTGCACATGTCAAAGACTGATCCCTACTTGGACTGTCCCACACACGTATGA